aaatgaacttacatgatatagacaaaagtattgggaccgTTGCACCAACATCGAATACAGAGTCaaccaaaataatgtatacacacatcaggaaaacatgcataaatatttaatttgtacgTCGATACCTATAGATACTTatgaagtttgatcaaattacgataacactgtgtactgttatGATGTTctcccaacagatggcattacactttttttttcctgatgtgtgtatacattatgtTGGCTGACTCGGTATAATGACACTGCATCCCAACTAACCAACATGTTATTCATGTTAGTTTAGCTAGGTTAGGCAATCAGAATTTGTCAGCTCAAGATAAGACAacctttatttgtatagcccatttttacaagcagatATCTCATTAACCCATTAGTCTTGCATCATAGTACATCCCTCTGCTAGTCTTGGGGCTAAAAGTGATCATGAAATGTAAGATCCTCATTTGAACCCAGCCAGAGACTTTGCTGAACTCTTATGATACACACAGAATACAATATGTATGACTGTTCACTTTACAGCATTCACCCGTTCACAGAAACATTCATGCACTGGATTCATGCACAGTGTTTGAGTTCTGTCAAGTCTATTAAGTCAACATTCATTTTTGAGGAAACTAAAAATCTACCTGTCATGATGGCACCATGGAAGTCTGCTTTCAGAAGCTTCTGCTGCACAAACTGCGGACAGCTAAAGACACAGCAGGTTATATGAGACTGAACGAACGGTTCTGAATCTGGTCCAAATGAGTGAGTGAGGAGGAACGTCAGGCCTGACATCTGAAGAACTCCAAACTGATTTACCTGGTAGGTTTCAATCCACTGCACATGTCAATGATGTACTGTCTCCACAGTTCATGCAGAGGCAGGAAAAGCTTGTATCTACAATGGTAACAATAATGACAATGATGCTTAGGAGACAGGAGGTACTAGAACATAACTGGCTACAGGGGAAATATGTTGTGTAAATGTACAACCTATTTTCTGCATGTACAtcaaagttttctgtttttgatttgtgacCAACCTCTGGTGCTCCGGCTTGATCTGAAAGATGTTCATCGCCCTCTTCTGCTGAGCAGTCAGTCCTTTGGCTTTCTTTCTGTTCGTCTCCGACTTGTCCTTCTTGGGCCTGGTGTAGCCAAGTATGACAGCCTTGTGACTCAGCAGACTCTTCACGTCATGTCGTGTGTGCTGCTGAATGCTGTTCTTCAGAAACGCCTGGGTGAAGGCTTCGGCTTTAGAGTTGGGTTGGGACTGGAAATGAACGAATAACATTTCCAGATATTATTCAGAATTATGGCGTTTTTTCCACCTCTAACACAAAACGTCCAGTCGGATCAGGAGGGTCAGACTTAAACGGTTAGGTTTAAAAGATTTTTGAGACCAAAATAATTTTAACTATAAGCAGTAGAACAGTCAGTTCTCATTACTGGCAATAATTCCTAAGATTTGTGAAGCAGAGTTGTGACAAATGAATGGACTTGACTTGGCATTTTACAGTTAAACTTAATTATCAAACATCAACTATCAATCAACTACTGTAACTACCAATACCCACATATCTGTGCTACTCATTGGCCGGTAGTATCACACTCTGATAAATGGACACAAATTTATATACCATGAGGGCTCCAACAAacaattattttgatttttttaatcattgtttaatctactgattattttaaatgaatcttTTGACTGTTTTGACTATAAAATATCTTGCTGCATTGCTGCAAGTCAAAACATgcttattttattatcattaatacaATCATTGATACatagaagaaaaacatcaggtTATTATAATTGATCAGATGGAACCAGGATTTCTTTCTTGTGGTTTTTTTCtagaaaaaggagaaggaaaaatgTTATAATTTACCAATTACTGAAACTGTTGTATATTTAATTGTTGCCGACTCATCAATTCACTGACTAACTGACGTCTGTAGGAGATTGTTGGGTTAGACACCAGTCAGTTAGCGCCACAGAACATCACATGTTCACTGGGAAGCATCTGCTTACCTCAACGCCAAGAACCTTTTCCAGATCATGAGGGATTGTGGCTCGAACAAGTGCTTCTgttgaaaagagacaaaaccaGTATCACAAAAAACCTGATCAACTCACTGAGGAACTGGACCAGAATGTCAGAGTCATCACAGGACCGACACAGACCCCAGCAGCCAGCAACAGAGCCACATAAAAACCcagaacaaaataacacaaaataagctgctgctgtcactcacacacacacaaatactgtcagtgtgtcagtggtCAGTCAGGTTGGTACTGTATGTGACATATAGTACATACACTGGTGGCAGGGGATACCATGCGCATCAGGTGCAATAAACATTTGCAACaatcacacagtgacagaggagGCATCAGGAGCAACTTTAGCTTCAAAGTCTTGCCCAAGAACACTTCAACATGTAGACTGTAGGGGCCAGGGCCTGAACAACTGCCCTTCAGACTAATGGACCACCACTCTGCCGCCCATTACTGCAGAAGTACAAGTACACAGGACCTCAATGATCTGGCATGgattatataaaatgaaaataaatctgtattGTGGGGAGGAGCAAAgtcatttaaactttaaaaacaaatctaacAAATACTGGCAACCAGTGCAGcgtcttgcattttttttttctgcagacagaATTCAGGATAAGCCATTCCTCGTAAAGTACGCAGGACACTGAGGAACCGTAAATacacagaatgcaatcatttgcttATCTCTTTTGAGATCTTCAGAAAACTTGGTAGaagggtaaagaaaagaaaaaacatttgattcTGGAGTGGATTCGAATCAAAGGGCAGTGTAGGAGAATTCTTTAACTTCTCTTTCCTCGCCCTTCACGCTGACAGCCCAGCGTctcaagttcaagttcaatAAATCTTTCAATGTAAGACATCCAGGTCCAGCGTCATTTCTTCAGCACCGCAGTACTGAGATTTTCTCCCTAAAAGGCAGATTcataaataatttttcattgtttctgaaTGAATAGGATTCAGCTGCAGTATGGCCTCTCATTGCAGCATCAGcgacatccatccatccatccatccattttctataccgcttatccgtcagggttgcgggggagctggagcctatcccagctgactacgggcgagaggcggggttcaccctggactggtcaccagtcaatcacagggccaacacacaaagacagacaaccacacactctcacactcacacctaggggcaatgtagagtagacagttaacctaatgtgcatgtttttggtattgtgggaggaagccggagtacccggagaaaacccacgcaggcacagggacaacatgcaaactccacatagaagggcccagaccgggattcgaacctggaaccctcttgctatgaggcgatagtgctaaccactgcaccaccgtgccgccccgtCAGCGACATCGACAGACTAAACCGAAAAAGTAAAGCTGTGAAACCGATGATGTGAAAATGCTGCTCGTCAACTTCAGAGTTAGGTGATATTACATGTCGTCATTTGACTAGTTGTTGATATGAAAAGAATTATTtagcttaaaataaaacatgcagaacGAGACATTTATCTTCCTCATAGCGAGGTGTCAAGTCTGTATCGACACAGAAACCGGAGGATGAGGAAAAGGCGATCTGATTTGAGAATGATTACTGGCTGAATTGTTCTCGTCATTAGTGATCTGTATCTGACATTAGTTTGAACACATCTGCACCAGGACCCCATACTTACAAGGATGCTGCTATTAGTAAAACAGTGTTGCAGTATACAGTTCTTGGATTCTTcttcaacagaaagaaaaatgcactgGGTTACTTGAGCATTTATACTGGCATCACCACTTTTGGATTTCTTTctgcaacaaaacactgaacattaaaTAACATGAACTGAAACGCCAACCAAAACACAAGTGAAGGAGGGGAGTAATTCATAATCAGGAACACATTACCAGCATCTCTACAGatacactaaatagacaagTATTGTCTGGCCCTTACACCAACAGGACCTAAATGACATgtcattctaaatacatagacagctttgcagttagTAATGTGTGCATTACAAATAGTAATATGTCATCTTCATAAAGCATCTGTTTAAGCACCCTGCTACTTGCCAAGACACCAAGTTGCTCTGTTCACCTAATCCCTAACATCCGTGTCTGCATACTGAGTCCTCCTGTAGTGACTCATGACAAGGAATGGTGGAAACTGGCTCTCTGTTTTACATACACtagaagtattgggacacctgaccattacaccaacagggactttaatgaaatcacattctaaatacaaagacattaatatggagttggtccccctttgacagcttccactcttctgggagagattctgtggggatttttgcccattcatagGGTGGAACAACactgaggtcaggcactgatgttggacaaaaagacttggcttgcaatctccgttccagttcatccc
The Scatophagus argus isolate fScaArg1 chromosome 1, fScaArg1.pri, whole genome shotgun sequence DNA segment above includes these coding regions:
- the pop4 gene encoding ribonuclease P protein subunit p29, whose translation is MDEALVRATIPHDLEKVLGVESQPNSKAEAFTQAFLKNSIQQHTRHDVKSLLSHKAVILGYTRPKKDKSETNRKKAKGLTAQQKRAMNIFQIKPEHQRYKLFLPLHELWRQYIIDMCSGLKPTSCPQFVQQKLLKADFHGAIMTVVRSKCLSYVGTTGILIQEFKHVFKLITKEDKLKVIPKRNSVFAVDINGFVSHIYGSKFEQRASERSAKKFKVRGTIDL